The Lutibacter sp. A64 genome segment AAATCGGTTCAAAATAATATCTTAAAAAAGTTTTGGGATCCAACACAATCTCAAACGTTTACAAAACAAGGGTTTTCTCTTAAAATTCCTAGAAAATATAGAAAAGTTGAAGATAACGGAGAATTTGTATGGTACCGCTACCATTTAAACGGAGATAATAGTATGGAATTAATTGCTTATACTGTTCCAATTACTTCTAAAGATGATGAAAATGGAAACAATATTGTTGCCATACGTAATGCCTTCGGAAAAAAGAATATTCCAGGTCAAATTGAAGATTCTTATATGATGACTGAAGAAGCTTATTCTCCTCACATATTTGAAGTAGAAGTAGACGGAAAAAAAGCTTTTGAAACTCGTGGAAAATGGGAAGTTAAAAATGTATATATGGCAGGCCCGTTTTTAAGCTATACCGTTATAGATAAACCAAATAACAGATTGGTTGTTGTTGAAGGACTAACATTTGCTCCTTCTATTAACAAACGCGATTATATGTTCGAATTAGAAGCTATTTTAAAAACCTTAAAAATAGAAACTGTAGCTCCTTAATTTCAAATTTTATTTTTTCTTAGTGTCATGCTGATTTTGTTTCAACATTTCACTTCAATAAATATAATAGCTCTTAGTAAAGGCGGGCCTGAAACAATGCTGCTGGCAAGCTGGATTGTTCTGAGTAATTAATTTTGTATGATATAAAACATAGAATTTAATAAGTAAATTAATTGTGTATCTAAAATTTCATTTTACTATTTAACGTCATACTGAACTTGTTTCAGTATCTCACCCTCAGTAAAAGTGATGCAGAATAAATAAGCTAGCAAGTTTTTTTAGTTTACTAAATTTATAATTTTCATTAAACGTATGCTATTTAAATTATTCCTTTTTAATTAAAAGGTAATAATCATTTTCTAAGGCAAGATATCCTTGGTTGTATATATAATAATAGGTGTTACCTGTTTTTGTAGTATAAATTGAAGTAAAAAAATTAAAATCGAAGTTACCATCTAATAATTTAGTTCTGGTAACTTTTGTTTTTCCAGTAGTATTTAAATCGCAAAGTAGTTTGTAATTTTTTTTAAGCCTATTGTTTACATTTCTAATTAAATTTTTACTTTCTTTATTTACTTTATTATTGAAAGAGTTTCTACAATAATCTGAACAAAACTTTTTATCAATGCGTCCTTTAAGCGGTTCGCCACATTCTAAGCATAATTTTTTTTCCATAGCTTGTATTTTTAATTAGAGTTTCTTTTTTGTCTAAAGTCTAAAGTCAATCACAACGAATATACTAAAAATTATCCGTTTACAAACGACTACAACCATTTACATACGAAAGTAACTACATAACAACCGAATAAAATACCATTCATTTTAAATATTTGCACTGTTGAATTGACCGAATGATATTCAACGTATAAAAACCTTATCTTATGAGTACGTTAAGAAACAAAGTACAGTTAATTGGAAATTTAGGAAACAACCCAGAAATTATTACATTAGAATCTGGTAAAAAATTAGCAAAATTTTCAATTGCTACAAATGAAACTTACAAAAATGCGCAAGGCGAAAAAGTTACAAATACAGAATGGCATAATTTAGTTGCTTGGGGAAAGACAGCTGAAATTGTAGAAAAGTATTTAGAAAAAGGAAAAGAAATTGCTATTGAAGGTAAATTAACTTCTAGAACCTATGATGATAAAGACGGTAATAAAAGGTATATAACTGAAGTAGTGGTTACTGAGTTGTTATTGTTAGGTACAAAATAAAAGTTTAAATTTTACTGAAATAGTTATCACTTTAAATATATATGCTTTTTTAACATTAAAAAAGCATATATTAATTTGGTAAAAAAACCTTCTAAAAAGCAAGAATCTGCCACTAAAAATTGTGAAATCTACTGCGGAATACTAAAAAAAATGCTTAAAAAATATAAATACGGTAATGTAAACGTGTTTTTTGTTTGAAAAAAACCAATCTTTTTGCAAAAAAAAAAGAACAATATAAAATTTAAAATATTGTATATTAACATATTAAATCTAAATAATGCTTGTGTAGCCTATGCTAGGTGAAAAAAATAATAGTTTTAGCAATTCAATTATTGCATAATTAAAAAAATTATGTAGTTTTGTTAACTAATTGTAATAACACAAGTTTATTAACCTATTTAAATTTTAAAGAATATTAATTAAAAAGTTACAAAATGAAAAATTTAAAAAAATTGTCGGTAGTATTATTTGCTACTTTACTAAGTTTAAACTTCACATCATGTATTGATGACGGAGTTTCTGACGCTGTAGACCAAGTATACTTGGCGCAAGCAGAGTATTTAAAAGCACAAGCTGCTTTACAAGAAGCGATGGCTGAAGCGGAATTAGCCGAAGCTACAAAAACTGAAGCTGAAGCTCAGTACCAATTAGCATTGGCAGAAGTTCAATTAGCGATGGCTAGAGAAACTGATGCTAATACTGCACAAATTGAAGCAGGAACTGCTAATATTCTTGCTGCTGCTGAATATTTAGCTGCAACAAATGCTATGACTTTACTTGAAAAACAAGCTGAATTAGATATATATTTAGTTGAGTTAGAAGAAGATCTTGAAATAGCAAAATCTTCATTAGCTGTTAAAATGGTAGAGTTAGCTGAAGCTATTGCTGATACTAAAAATGATTTAGTAAGAGGTTTATACGGAACTTATAGCCAAAAAATGAGCGCTGCTAGTTCTTTATACAACCAAAAAATTACTAAATTAAACCAAATTGCTAAACAAGAATTATTTTTAGTTACTGGAGATGATGTTTCTATGGCATTTGCTAAACAACAACTTGTTGATGCATTAGCAATGTTAAACGCTGATTTAGCTACTGCAAATGCAGAAATTGCTCGTTTACAAGCTTTAACTCCTAGTACTGCACAAATGGATGTTACTGCTCTTGAAGCTGACATTGCTACAGTAGAAGCAAAAAAAGATTCTTTAGGAATTGTTTTAGGTGAAAAAGAAAATGACGTAACTGTTGCTAAAGCTGCTTGGGAAGATGCAACTAGCGATTATGCAGAAATTAATTCTAAACAAGCTGAAATTAAAGCTGTTTCTGATGTAATTGAAGCTCACGAAGCTGATATGAAAGCAGATACATTAGCTATTGCTGCTGCTCAAAATATTATTGATGTTGAAATTCCTGCTCTTGAAGCTGCTATTTTAACTGCAGAAGCTGATGCTGCTGCTGATGTTGCTGCTGCTGAGGCTGCTGTAACTGCTGCTGAAGGTGATGTTGCTACTGCTGAGGCATTAGTAGTTACTACTAAAGCTGACCGTGTTGCTAAATTAGCTATTCTTGACGATGCAAATACAGCTTTAACTACTGCTGATGGTGTGTTGACTGATGCTAATGCTGCTAAACAAGTTGTTGAAGATGATATTGCTGATTTAAACCTTAACTACAGACAAGCTGTAAATGCTTATACTCTTAAATTAGAAGAAGAAGATGGTTTAATTGCTACACAAGCTACTGCTATTGGTGATCAAGCTGATGCACAAGCTGCATATGATGCTGCTAAAGCTCTTTATGATGCAAATCCAACTGGAAAAACTGCAACAGACGGTACTGATCTAGCTGCTAATCCTTGGCCATTTGAAGTTGATGCTATTGGTAACCATGACGATGCTATTTCAACTACATATCTTGAAGTTCTTACTTGGGAAGAAACTTCTGCAGGTTCTGGAAGATTTATTCCTGCAACTTGGAGTGCAGTAGGTATTGCTGAACTACCTACAGTAGTTGCTCCTGAAGAAGCTATTGATTACAATGCTAGAACTTGGAGTGGAGCTGAAGGTATATCTGCAGCTAACAGTGTAAATACAAATTTAACTTATTACTTAGAAGTTGAAGCTGATGATGTTGATGTAATTACAACTGCTCTTAATTTAAATTCAGCTACTGTTGAATTAGATGCTGCAAATGATGATTTAGATGCAGCAAATGATGCTGTAGACTCTTATACTACTGAAGTTGCTGAATTAGAAGCAGATTACCTTTACAAACAATCTTTATTTGAAGATGCTAGTGTTGAATTAGATGCTGCACAAGCTGTAGTTGATGCTGCACAAGATGATGTTGATGCTGCACAAGATGATGTTGATGCTGCACAAGCTGATTTTGACGCTGCTGTTGTTGCTAAAAATGAAGCTATTGCTGCTTTAGGAACTGAAACTACTGCTCCTACTTCAGAAAGTGATTCTGCTATTGATCCAGAAGAATCTGCTTATGATGCTTTATATAACAGACAATTAGAACTTTTAATTGCTGAAGATGAAGCGGAAACTGCTGTTGAAGATGCTGAACAAGCTCTTGAAGATAAAGGATCTGTTGCGTCTTGGGAAGCTTATATTGATACTAAATGGGAAGAAATTGCAGAAGTTGCTGATTTATTACCAAGCCACGAAGCTGCTTTAGCTCATTTAGAAGAAGAATTAGCTGCTTTAACATTATCATTTGATTTAGACGAATTATTATTCGATCCTCAAGACCATACATTTACTTATGAAGTTGATGATGTAAATATTGGTGATGACTTAGGATATATTCCTTTATTAGCTGATTACTTAAATGCTATTACTGCTAGAAATGCTGTAGATGCTTTAATGGATGCTTGTGATAGTGAAAAAGCATTAATTGAAAACACTATTGAACACATTAAATTATACTTAATCCCAACTGGTTCTGATGAAGTTTCAGAAGATAATGTTGCTGATTTCGAAGAGTGGGTTGCTACTGCAATTGAAGCTCAAGAAGATATAATCAATGGTGACGGTTCAAGTGACGGTCTTATCAAAGATATCGAACAAGCAGAAGTAGATATTGATTTAGCTGATTATGACCAAGATGCTGCTGAACTTACTTTAGCAGAATACGAAAGAGAGTTAACTGTAATTGAAGCTAAACTTGACGTTCTTGAAACTTCAGCTGCTGCTATCTTAGTACGTATTGAAGCATTATTAGCTACAGAATAAAGTTTTTTTAAGAATTATTTGAAACTGGAGAGTTCGCTCTCCAGTTTTATAAAACTAAATTAGTCGAATCTTAAAGAACTTTAATAATATGAAAAACAAAATAATTTTAAGCATCTTACTAGCAACGTTTACCGTTGTAGGTATGAGTGCTCAAGATAAAGATTCACACAAAAAAGGAGATAAAAAAGAGTGTAAAGAATGTAACGACACTCCTAGGTTTGCTCCTCAAAAAGGAGATTTTACCGCTCAAATGTTATTTGGACAAGGAAATTTTGCAAATTATACGTTGTATGTTCCTAGCTCATCTGCTTCTAATCCATCATCAAGTAGTGCTTCTACTATATATAGTAGTCCACTTTATGTAGGTGAGGTTAGTGCTAATGATAACAGTATCACCAATATGACTGGTGCTGAATTCAGATATTATGTGAGTAATAAAATAGCATTAAAAGCTAGTGGAGCTCTTATTTTAAGAAACACTCCTTATCAAGTAAACACTCCAGGTGTTTTTGATACTGCTAACAATGTTTGGATTATTCCTGAGTATGGTTCTGTTGATGCAACTGAACAAACTCAAGCGCAATTCTCTATTGGTGCTGAATTTTTATTAAAAACTAAAAATGAGAGATTATTCCCTTATGTAGGGGTAAACTTACCATTTGATTATGCAAGAGGGTCTGTGTTTACACCTGCTCATATTGATGCACTTGGTAATGTTACTATTCCTGATACTGGATCTCGTCATTATGAAGTAGTTGCATATAGTGCACAAGCTATTGCTGGTGTAGATTACTATATTGCTAAAGGTTTATTCCTTGGTTTTGAAATTAAACCAATATCTTATACTTACGCTACAAGCGTTAAGTCTCCTGCTCCTGAACTAAGTAATTTAGAAGTAGAAAATAGTACATTTTCAATGTTTGCCCAATATAACTTTAAAGTTGGGTTTAAATTTTAACTTGTGGGATATTACTATATTACGAAAAAGGCTACCAATTTGGTAGCCTTTTTTTTGCTTAATGTTTTATGAATATTAATACTATGTTTTAACTTAATTAAGTTCTTTCCTAGTTAAATTATTTAATAAATAGTTCTTTTATCTTATTTACTATTGTTTGAGCTAGTTTTACTTTAGATTCAACTGTCCAACCTGCAATATGTGGAGTTAATAATACATTTTCTGAATTTATTAAATAATTAAAAGCCTCTGGTAGGTTTTCATTTTCAAATAAATTTTCAAAAGATAATTTTTCATATTCAAGTACATCTAAACAGGCACCTAATACTTTTTTATGAATTAGTGCTTCAACTAAATCATCTGTTACTACGGCAGATCCTCTAGCGGTATTTATAAGGTAAAAAGGCTTTTTAAATGCGTTTATAAAGTCAGAATTCACCATTTTATGTGATAGGGTGTTAAATGGAGTATGTAAGCTTAAAACGTCAGCTTTTGCTTGTACTTCATCTAAACTTACTTGTTTACAGTTTTCATCTCCAACATTAGCTTTAATATCATAACAAATAACTTCTACATCAAAACCATTTAATTTTTTAGCAAAAGCTTTTCCCATATTACCGTAACCAATAATTCCAACAGTTTTACCTTCTAATTCAATACCTCTGTTGTTTTCTCGCAACCATTTTCCATTTCTAATTTCAAGATCTGCTTTTTTTAAATTATTAAACAATGCTAATAACATGCCTAAAGCTTGTTCTCCAACAGCATTTCTATTACCCTCAGGGGCCGAAATTAAATGAATTCCTTTTTTTTGAGCGTAGTTAACATCTATACTCTCTAATCCCGCACCAACTCTAGCAATAAACTTTAAATTAGTTGCTGCATCTATAAACGTTTTATCAATTTTAAACCTACTTCTAATTACAATGCCATCGTAATTAGAAATAATACCTTCAACTTCAGATTTGGATGCTGTATAATTTTCAATATTATCGAAACCTAAATCGTTTAGTTGATTAATTAATAACGGATGATTAGTATCTAAATGAAGAATTTTCATAATTAATACTGTTCTTTATCGTTTGGAAAGTCTTTACTTTTAACATCTGAAATATAGCTTTGGAAAGCTCCAGTCATTTCATCATAAAGATCTAAATATCTTCGTAAAAATCTTGGATGGAATTCTTGAGTCATTCCTAACATATCGTGTGTAACTAAAACTTGTCCGTCTACACCGTTACCAGCGCCAATTCCAATAACAGGAATTGAAATACTTTCTGCAACTTGTTTTGCTAGTTTAGCAGGTATTTTTTCAAGAACCAAGGCAAAACAACCGAGTTCTTCAAGTAATTTTGCATCAGATAAGAGTTTTTTAGCCTCTTCTTCTTCTTTAGCTCTAACGGTAAAGGTTCCAAATTTATAAATAGATTGCGGCGTTAAACCTAAATGACCCATAACAGGGATACCAGCGGTTAAAATTCTTGAAATTGATTCAGCAATTTCACTACCTCCTTCTAGTTTTACAGAGTGTCCACCAGATTCTTTCATAATTCTAATAGCAGAATCTAAGGCGCTTTTAGAATTTCCTTGGTAACTACCAAAAGGTAAATCTACAACAACAAGAGAACGATTTGTAGCTCTAACAACCGAACTTGCGTGGTAAATCATTTGATCTAAAGTAATAGGCAAGGTTGTTTCATGTCCAGCCATAACATTAGAAGCAGAATCACCAACTAAAATAATATCAATACCCGCACTATCAACAATTTTTGCCATTGTATAATCATATGCGGTTAACATGGCAATTTTCTCGCCATTCTTTTTCATATCAGTTAATGATTTTGTTGTAATCTTTTTGTAACTTTTTTTTGCAGTTGACATTTTATGTTGGTTTTATAACTAAAAGGTAAAAGTAATGAAAATTAAGATTATTATTAATATGATTTGTTAGGAGTATTTATAAAAATTAATTAAAAAAATAGCTTGTAATTGATTAATAATAGGATTTTTAATAAAAATAAACCTAAAAGTTTGAAAGTAATAAGATTAAAATTATTTTTACACAAAATAACTTGATTTGAAGAAGCCCCAAAAAGATTCAAAAGAATATATAAGTGAACTAGAAGATAAAATTATTGACTTAAGCTTACAATTAAAAACGCAAAACAATTTATTAGAATTAATCGAAATTAAAAATAATAAGTTAATTTCTAAGCTTACACATAATTTAAAAAACCCAATTGGTACAGCCTTTTCTTTTTCTGAAATGATGCTAGTAGATAGTGATAAATATACTCCTGAAAAATTAGAAAAACATTTACAAATTGTTAAAGATTCTTCTCAATATGCAATAAGCTTATTAAATAAGTTTGCTAATTTTCAAAGAATTAGTACGTTAAATTGTAATTATAATTTTGAATTAATTAACTATATAGAGCTACTAACAAAAATTATAGAAAATTTTAACAAGCAGGCAGAAAGTAATTGTTCTATTTTAATAAATACCATACCTAAAGAAATTTTTGAATTAAATATTGATGCTGAAAAAATTACGTTAGTACTAAAACAAATTATAGAAAATGCAATGCGATTTTCTTCTGAATATTCTATAATTATAGTTGATATAAAAAACAATAATAATTATATAGAAACTACTATAACCGATACAGGTATTGGTATTTCTGAAAATGATTTAAAAGATGTTTTTAACGATTTTTTTGTTGTTAATACATATGATTCTTATAAGAAAAAATGTATTGGATTAGGACTTTCTATGGCGCAAAAAATAATACAAAAACACAAAGGTATTATTTCAATAAATAGCATTTTAGGTAAAGGTACTACAGTAAAAATTTCATTACCAATCCATAAATAGACTTTATTTAAGTTACAACCTATATTTTAAAATATCTAAAGAATAAAAATTTACGTATCTTTAACTGTTTTCAATAACCCCAATGAAAATTTTAAAATGACTAAAGACAACATACATAATGTAAAAATTAAGGATATTAGCAGTAAAACTACTGACAACTATTTTTCATTTTTTGAATACTCCCCAATTGCTTTGGTTATTGAAGATTTTTCTGAAGCTAAAGAATTTATTAAATCAATTGTATTAGAAAATAATGTTGATATAAAAACATATATAGAAAATAACCCTATGGTTATTTCTAAGATACTTTCTTTAACAAAAGTAAAAGAAGTAAATGCAAAAGCGGTACAGCTTTACAAAGCCAAAAACAAAAGAGATTTAATAGATAATATAAGAAATGTTTATCCTGAAAAATCGGGTAAAGAATATAGAAAATTAATAACAGATATTTTAACAGGTGTAAAAGAAACAGAAATTGAAACTGTTAATAAAACACTTGATGGTAAAGAATTTAATGCGCTTATTAAATTTAATTTGGTAGAAAATGCCAATGAAGAAGCTGATAATTTAATTTTATCAATTGAAAATATTACCAAAAATGTTGCGGATCAAAGAGCACTTGTTAATAGCGAAAATAGATATAAAGAATCCGAAATTATTGCTAAAGTTGGAAGTTGGTTTTATAATTTAGAAACAAAAAAAATTGAGTGTACAAACCAAATTTTTAAAATTTTAGAAGAAACACCCAAAAAAGAGCAGTTTAATATTAATTATTTTCTTGATTTTGTTCATCCAGAAGACAGAAAAATACTTTTAAACTATAACTTTAATAAGTTATTAAAAAATCCGAATATAGAATTAAAATATCGGATTATTACAAAAAAAGGAACACTTAAATATATACTTGAAAAACGAAATCTTATTAAAGAAAATAATAAATTTTCTAGAATTATTGGTATTATACAAGATATAAGTGAAAATGTGTTTTTTGAACAAAAGCTTAATACTACTAAAAATTTACTTTCAAACACACTTTCAGGAATAAAAGATGGATTTGTGATTTTAGATAAAAGTTCTAAATATTTATATGTAAATGAACAGGCTTCTGCTATGTTAGGAAAGAGTTCTGAAGAACTTATTGGAAAACAAATGTGGAAAGAATTTCCAGTAAAAGATGATAATTTATTTTATACAGAATATGTTAAAGCTTTAAGCACAAAAAAACCAATAAGTTTTGAAAGTTATTTTGAACCTTGGGATAGATGGTTCGAAAACAGAATTATACCATCTAAAGATGAGGTTTTAATATTTTTTCATGAAATAACCGATAAAAAACGATCGGAAAACACCATTAAGGAAGCTTATAATATTATAAATAAGAGTCCTACCATCGCAATTTTATGTAAAAATGAATTTAACTTTCCAGTACTTTTTGCATCTGAAAATTCTGAAAAATTATTTGGATATACCCAAAGTGAATTTTTAAATAGAAAATTAAATATTTATGACGTGGTACATCCAGAGGATTTACCAATGATTAGAGAAAAAATTTTTAAGAAAATAAAATATAAAAAAGCAAAAGGATTTGAAGCGAAACCATTTAGAATAATAACAAAAGAATCGAAAATTAAATGGATACATGCGCGGTTTGATTTCACTAAAGATGAAAACAAAAACATTACACATATTCAAGCAATTGTAGAAGATATCACCGATAAAAAAAGAACACAAGATTTATATCATGAGAGCAATCAAAGGTTGCAAAATCAATTTGAAAACACCCCTTTAGCTTCTATTATTTGGAATAAAGATTTTAAAGTAATACAATGGAATAATGCTGCTGAAAGAATTTTTGAATACACAGCAAAAGAAGCCTGTGGAAAACATATAAAAGAGCTTATTATACCAAAGACGGAAACCTCAAAGGTTGAGAAAATTTGGAACGGATTATTACAACAAAAAGGAGGTTATAGAAGTACCAATAAAAATATTACTAAAACTGGTAAAGAAATTATTTGCGACTGGTACAACGTAACTTTAAAAGATGCTGAAGGCAATATTACAGGGGTAGCATCTATGGGAAATGATATTACAGAAAATATAAATTCAAAAAAACTTTTAGAAAAATCAGAAAAGAAATACCGTGATATTTTCGAGAAATCTATGGATGCCGTTATAATTATTAAAAATGGTGTTATAACAAATTGCAATGAAGCTACATTAAAAGTTTTTGGATATTCAGATAAAAAAGAGTTAATAAAGTTACACCCTGCAGATATTTCACCTCAATTACAACCTAATGGTGAAAATTCATTTTATGAAGCTCAAAAATTAATGAAAACTGCCTTAGAAAAAGGAAGTAATAGATTTCAATGGTATCATAAAAAAAAGAACGGACAGGTTTTTCCGGTTGAAGTTTCATTAACAAAAATTGAAGAAAGTGATAATATAATAAGAATACATGCGGTTGTTAAAGATATTTCAGAAAGAGTAAAAAAAGAAGAATTAGAAAGTGTACTGTATAACATATCAAAAGCGGCATTAACCATAGATGATTTTAATGAATTTAATACTTTTATAAAAAATCAACTACATAAAATTATAGATACTACTAATTTTTATATTGCATTATACAATAAAGAAAATAAGACTATTAGCTTGCCTTTTGTAGTAGATGAGAAAGATAAAACCGAAGTGTTTCCTTTAGAAAAATCGTTAACGGGTCTTGTTATAAAAACAGAAAAATCTATGCTTGTAAGTGCTGAGAATCATAAGCATTTAATTGAAAAAGGTATTGTAGATATGATTGGAGAACCTGCAAAAATTTGGGCGGGAGTACCACTTAAAACACAAACTGAAGTATTTGGAGCAATAGGTGTACAAAGCTATAAAGATGGAAATGCATACAATCAAAACGATTTACAATTATTAGAATTTGTAGCAGATCAAATTAGTATAGCCATTCAAAAAAACAATACAGCTAATGAACTTAAAAAAGCACTTGTAAAAGCACAAGAGTCAGACAAATTAAAATCTGCATTTTTAGCAAATATGAGCCATGAAATAAGAACACCTATGAATGGTATTATAGGTTTTTCAGAACTGTTTTTAAATTCTGATTTACCAGAAGATGTACGAAAGAAATATGCTGAAATTGTAATAAATAGTAGTAAACAATTACTTTCAATTGTAAATGATATTTTAGATATTTCAAAAATTGAAGCAGGAGCCATTCAATTAAATTATACAAAAGTAAATATTAATAAACTGTTAGATAATGTTTACACATTCTATGCACCAATTGCTAAAAAACAAGACTTAAAATTTACTTGTGTAAAAGGACTTCCTGATAATGATAGTATTATTAAAATAGACAAAACTAAATTGCATCAAGTGCTAACTAATTTATTATCTAATGCATTTAAATTTACAGATAATGGTAGTGTAGAAATTGGTTATAAACTTAAAAACAACAACTTAAATTTTTATGTAAAAGATACAGGAATAGGAATTGATAAAAAAATACATACCACAATTTTTGAAAGGTTTACTCAAGGAAATTTAGATCTTGATAAACAAACAAAAGGAACTGGTTTAGGTCTTTCCATTTCTAAAAAGTTTATTGAACTTTTTAAAGGAGAAATTAAGATTGAATCTAACAATAAGGGAACAACAGTATTATTTACAATTCCATTTAAAAAAGCAAATGAAAATACAAAAACTATGGAAAGAGAAATAGATATTATTAAAAGCAACGCCCCTAGTAATAAACAAATTACGTTATTGGTAGCTGAAGATGAAGAAT includes the following:
- a CDS encoding DUF4837 family protein; translated protein: MKKIGLLLVITALFISCGSGESKKTLKEANGRINHLLVVIKNSEWQGQLGDELRKIIAEPVLGLPQPESQFEVTQVPPDSFSSMFRATRNVLNVGIGEETAFTVSKDVYAAPQQIITITGKNEAELIAEIQKNSKKIVDIYKAADIKSVQNNILKKFWDPTQSQTFTKQGFSLKIPRKYRKVEDNGEFVWYRYHLNGDNSMELIAYTVPITSKDDENGNNIVAIRNAFGKKNIPGQIEDSYMMTEEAYSPHIFEVEVDGKKAFETRGKWEVKNVYMAGPFLSYTVIDKPNNRLVVVEGLTFAPSINKRDYMFELEAILKTLKIETVAP
- a CDS encoding single-stranded DNA-binding protein yields the protein MSTLRNKVQLIGNLGNNPEIITLESGKKLAKFSIATNETYKNAQGEKVTNTEWHNLVAWGKTAEIVEKYLEKGKEIAIEGKLTSRTYDDKDGNKRYITEVVVTELLLLGTK
- a CDS encoding BT1926 family outer membrane beta-barrel protein — translated: MKNKIILSILLATFTVVGMSAQDKDSHKKGDKKECKECNDTPRFAPQKGDFTAQMLFGQGNFANYTLYVPSSSASNPSSSSASTIYSSPLYVGEVSANDNSITNMTGAEFRYYVSNKIALKASGALILRNTPYQVNTPGVFDTANNVWIIPEYGSVDATEQTQAQFSIGAEFLLKTKNERLFPYVGVNLPFDYARGSVFTPAHIDALGNVTIPDTGSRHYEVVAYSAQAIAGVDYYIAKGLFLGFEIKPISYTYATSVKSPAPELSNLEVENSTFSMFAQYNFKVGFKF
- a CDS encoding 2-hydroxyacid dehydrogenase, whose product is MKILHLDTNHPLLINQLNDLGFDNIENYTASKSEVEGIISNYDGIVIRSRFKIDKTFIDAATNLKFIARVGAGLESIDVNYAQKKGIHLISAPEGNRNAVGEQALGMLLALFNNLKKADLEIRNGKWLRENNRGIELEGKTVGIIGYGNMGKAFAKKLNGFDVEVICYDIKANVGDENCKQVSLDEVQAKADVLSLHTPFNTLSHKMVNSDFINAFKKPFYLINTARGSAVVTDDLVEALIHKKVLGACLDVLEYEKLSFENLFENENLPEAFNYLINSENVLLTPHIAGWTVESKVKLAQTIVNKIKELFIK
- the panB gene encoding 3-methyl-2-oxobutanoate hydroxymethyltransferase yields the protein MSTAKKSYKKITTKSLTDMKKNGEKIAMLTAYDYTMAKIVDSAGIDIILVGDSASNVMAGHETTLPITLDQMIYHASSVVRATNRSLVVVDLPFGSYQGNSKSALDSAIRIMKESGGHSVKLEGGSEIAESISRILTAGIPVMGHLGLTPQSIYKFGTFTVRAKEEEEAKKLLSDAKLLEELGCFALVLEKIPAKLAKQVAESISIPVIGIGAGNGVDGQVLVTHDMLGMTQEFHPRFLRRYLDLYDEMTGAFQSYISDVKSKDFPNDKEQY
- a CDS encoding sensor histidine kinase, encoding MKKPQKDSKEYISELEDKIIDLSLQLKTQNNLLELIEIKNNKLISKLTHNLKNPIGTAFSFSEMMLVDSDKYTPEKLEKHLQIVKDSSQYAISLLNKFANFQRISTLNCNYNFELINYIELLTKIIENFNKQAESNCSILINTIPKEIFELNIDAEKITLVLKQIIENAMRFSSEYSIIIVDIKNNNNYIETTITDTGIGISENDLKDVFNDFFVVNTYDSYKKKCIGLGLSMAQKIIQKHKGIISINSILGKGTTVKISLPIHK
- a CDS encoding PAS domain S-box protein produces the protein MTKDNIHNVKIKDISSKTTDNYFSFFEYSPIALVIEDFSEAKEFIKSIVLENNVDIKTYIENNPMVISKILSLTKVKEVNAKAVQLYKAKNKRDLIDNIRNVYPEKSGKEYRKLITDILTGVKETEIETVNKTLDGKEFNALIKFNLVENANEEADNLILSIENITKNVADQRALVNSENRYKESEIIAKVGSWFYNLETKKIECTNQIFKILEETPKKEQFNINYFLDFVHPEDRKILLNYNFNKLLKNPNIELKYRIITKKGTLKYILEKRNLIKENNKFSRIIGIIQDISENVFFEQKLNTTKNLLSNTLSGIKDGFVILDKSSKYLYVNEQASAMLGKSSEELIGKQMWKEFPVKDDNLFYTEYVKALSTKKPISFESYFEPWDRWFENRIIPSKDEVLIFFHEITDKKRSENTIKEAYNIINKSPTIAILCKNEFNFPVLFASENSEKLFGYTQSEFLNRKLNIYDVVHPEDLPMIREKIFKKIKYKKAKGFEAKPFRIITKESKIKWIHARFDFTKDENKNITHIQAIVEDITDKKRTQDLYHESNQRLQNQFENTPLASIIWNKDFKVIQWNNAAERIFEYTAKEACGKHIKELIIPKTETSKVEKIWNGLLQQKGGYRSTNKNITKTGKEIICDWYNVTLKDAEGNITGVASMGNDITENINSKKLLEKSEKKYRDIFEKSMDAVIIIKNGVITNCNEATLKVFGYSDKKELIKLHPADISPQLQPNGENSFYEAQKLMKTALEKGSNRFQWYHKKKNGQVFPVEVSLTKIEESDNIIRIHAVVKDISERVKKEELESVLYNISKAALTIDDFNEFNTFIKNQLHKIIDTTNFYIALYNKENKTISLPFVVDEKDKTEVFPLEKSLTGLVIKTEKSMLVSAENHKHLIEKGIVDMIGEPAKIWAGVPLKTQTEVFGAIGVQSYKDGNAYNQNDLQLLEFVADQISIAIQKNNTANELKKALVKAQESDKLKSAFLANMSHEIRTPMNGIIGFSELFLNSDLPEDVRKKYAEIVINSSKQLLSIVNDILDISKIEAGAIQLNYTKVNINKLLDNVYTFYAPIAKKQDLKFTCVKGLPDNDSIIKIDKTKLHQVLTNLLSNAFKFTDNGSVEIGYKLKNNNLNFYVKDTGIGIDKKIHTTIFERFTQGNLDLDKQTKGTGLGLSISKKFIELFKGEIKIESNNKGTTVLFTIPFKKANENTKTMEREIDIIKSNAPSNKQITLLVAEDEEYNMLYINELFSTTPYKIIEAINGKEAIDLALAHSEIDMVFMDIKMPIVNGNEAMLKIKQAKPDLPVIALSAFAMESDKENALNKGFDDYLTKPIDRKKIFELINHYASLIGD